The following is a genomic window from Sphingobacterium spiritivorum.
TCTCCTTCTTCAACTGCCGGTTTGTAAGCATCGATTTTGTTGAATACAGTAATAACCGGTTTGTCTAATGCTCCCAAATCTTTTAACGTCTCATTGACAGCGTGAATGTGGTCCTCAAAATTGGGGTGAGAAATGTCTACGACGTGAATCAGTACATCTGCTTCCCGTACTTCATCTAATGTGGATTTGAAACACTCGACCAGATGATGAGGCAACTTGCGGATAAACCCTACGGTATCGGACAGCAGGAATGGCAAATTATCGATTACAACCTTTCTGACTGTTGTGTCCAGGGTTGCAAAGAGTTTGTTTTCGATCAGTACGTCAGATTTGGAAATCATATTCATAATGGTTGATTTTCCAACGTTTGTATATCCGACTAATGCCACTCTGATCATTTCTCCACGGTTTTTACGCTGTGTCTCATTCTGTTTATCAATGGATTTGAGACGTTCTTTGAACAGGGAGATCTTATTCAGGATCATCCGTCTGTCGGATTCTATCTGAGATTCACCCGGACCACGCATACCGATACCACCACGCTGACGCTCCAGGTGCGTCCACATGCGTGTCAATCGGGGAAGGATGTATTGAAGCTGAGCCAGCTCTACCTGAGTCTTTGCCTGTGCTGTTTTGGCGTGACTGGCAAATATATCCAGAATCAGATTGGAACGGTCCAGAATCTTTACTTTGAAAAAGTTTTCGATATTGCGCAGTTGAGAAGGGCTTAATTCATCATCAAACACTACCATATCGATTTCTTCTGCATCGATGTAAGATTTGATTTCTTCCATTTTGCCACTTCCGATAAAAGTTGCCTTATCCGGATAAGCGAGTTTTTGTGTGAAAATACCGTTGGTAATCCCTCCGGCAGTCTCGACCAGAAATTGCAGTTCTTCGAGATACTCACGGGCTTTGGCTTCTGTTGTATCCGGAGTAATGACGGAGATCAGTACTGCAGTTTCGGGTTTTAATGCGGTATCGTATATTTTGGTTCTAGCCATATAATAGTATTAAGAATAATAGCGACAGGAGATTTGAAAACAGGTATACTATTAACAGATTCCTACGCAATTTTGTTTGCCGGAAGCATCTTGCTTAAAGCATAATGCAAAGATAGTTGTTTTTTAAGAGATTTTGTCCCAGGAGATACCGGGAGCACGTTGTTTAAGGTAAGCGCTAAGTAAAATATTCTTCTCCAACTGTAGAGCAGGGTCTTCTTTGAAAATGCTGATCACTGTATTCCGGGCTTCTGAAAGAATCGCCTGATCGCTGGCAAGATTGGCAATCTTCATGTCTAATACACCGGATTGTTGTGTTCCGGAGATGTCTCCGGGCCCGCGAAGCTGTAAATCGACTTCTGCAATTTCAAATCCGTCGTTGGTGCGAACCATTGTTTCCAGTCGTAAACGACCTTCTTTACTTAGTTTGTTGCCAGACATAAGGATACAGAAGGATTGTTCTGCACCTCTTCCTACGCGCCCGCGCAGCTGGTGAAGCTGGGATAGCCCAAATCGTTCGGAATTTTCGATGACCATGACAGATGCGTTCGGTACATTGACTCCTACTTCGATCACGGTCGTTGCTACCATGATTTGTGTTTCATGTTTTATAAAACGCTGCATCTCGAAATCTTTATCTTTCACTGGCATCTTTCCGTGAACGATACTGATCTTGTATTGTGGCAACGGGAATTCACGTTGCAGATTTTCAAGCCCTGCTTCCAGATAGAGCAAGTCCAGCTTTTCGCTTTCCTTAATCAGGGGAAATACGACATATACCTGTCTGCCCTTTGCGATCTCTTCTTTCATAAAACCAAACATGCGCAGCCGGGAGCTTTCAAAAAAGTGCACCGTCTTGATCGGTTTACGGCCTGCCGGCAATTCATCAATGACCGATATATCGAGATCGCCGTACATGGTCATCGCCAATGTGCGTGGTATAGGTGTAGCTGTCATCACGAGCATATGCGGAGGTATGACATTTTTACGCCATAGTTTGGCTCTCTGCTCTACTCCAAACCGGTGTTGTTCATCAATAACTACAAAACCAATATTTTTGAATCGTACCTTATCTTCGATGAGTGCGTGGGTACCTATAAGTATATCCAGTGTTCCCTCTTCGAGCTCCTGATGGATAATCCGACGTTCTTTGGCGGGTGTAGATCCGGTCAGCAAGCGGACTTTTGCGAATCCCTCGCCTAACAGTTCACTTACGCTGGCGTAGTGTTGTGTAGCAAGAATTTCTGTGGGAGCCATCATGCAGGCCTGAAATCCATTGTCTATGGCGAGCAGCATACTCATCAGGGCTACAACAGTCTTCCCTGAGCCTACGTCTCCCTGGACAAGTCTGTTCATCTGGGCGCCGGTATTGGTGTCCTGACGAATTTCTTTAATTACTCTTTTTTGCGCATTGGTCAGTGGAAAGGGGAGTTTTTCATTGAAAAATGTATTGACCTTTTCTCCGACCTGATCAAAGCGGTGACCTTTAAATTTGAGGGTATTAAGCTGCTTGTTGTTTAAGAGACGAAGTTGTATAAAAAACAGCTCTTCAAATTTCAATCTTCGGATGGCCTGATCGAGTTCCTGCTGTGATTTTGGAAAGTGTATAGCAAGTAAAGCCTTCGGATAGTCGATTAACCGGTGTTCCTGTATGAGATAGGGCGGCAACATATCTCCGATGCTACGGTATACTGTTTCCAGGGCGGTCTGTTGTAAACGCTGTATACCCCTTGTGTCAAGGTTGAATTTTTTGAGCTTTTCTGTAGAGGAATAAACAGGTTGCAGACTTTGATTTCCGATCTTTTGTTCCTGTGCATTATAGAGCTCCATCTCCGGATGTGTAATGGAGATATGTCCGTTAAATTCGGTTGGTTTCCCATAGAGAATATATGGAGAGCCGATTTTAAGTGATTTCTTCAGCCAGGGAATACTTTGAAACCAGACGAGTTCTATTGATCCGGTATCGTCTCTAAACTGGCCGACCAGCCTTCTCCCTCTTTTTTCACCGACTTCCTGCAGGCCAATTAGTCGTCCCAATACCTGGGCGCCGATCATATCGGGATGTAGCTTATGAATTTTGTGAAACTGAGTGCGGTCTATATAGCGGAAAGGGTAATATTCCAGCAGATCACCTATAGTAAAAACCTGCAACTCTTTTTTGAGTATGTCGGCCTTTTGAGGGCCTACGCCTTTGAGATATTCTATGGGTGTTATTAAAGATAAATTAGCCACTGCAATTACATTTCTGCTAAGTGGCTAATTTAAGAAAAATGCTTTAAAAACGGTTAGTATTGTATGACTGGTTTTCCATTTTCACAGCTTACTCCTTTTGCGGGCTTATCATTTTGATTGCTGCAGGGAGGGGAGGCCTGAAGTTTTCTTTTCTGTGCATACAGACTTTCATACTGACGACCTTTTTTGTAAAACTCTTCTCCTCTGATGTTTTCATTGTAGAGTACAGCGATATATTTACAGTCTTGCCGGATATATCCTATTCTCCACAAATTGGGATTCGTACAAGGATCATTCTTATGGAAATCCACTATTTCTGTAAAATATTTTGGTAGTTCCTCCTCAATTTCCTGCAATGTCATATCTTTAGCATAATAAAGCTCAGCTTTATTGTTCTTGCATCGTATTCCGATCGGTGGATAGGCTTCAAAATAATCAAGGTAAGGAATCGGAGGAGCATCCGGAGCATTATCAGCGCGCTTGCGGCGAACATGATATTCTTCTACAAGTTTATTATAGCGCTCTTCAAAACTTGGGTGTACCGGAAGATATACCGGCCCCAGTTGGTAAATAGTAGCGATCTTCCAGACGGATGGATCTCCGCATGCTACACTTTGTGTCAGTTGTACTATTTCCTGAAACTTTTCGTCTGCCAGACGCCTTAATTCTTCGTAACCAGGATCTTTTTTACAGCCCAAAACCAGGATCCCGGACAATAAAAGGAGGGTGCTTAATACTCTTTTCATAATTAGTTTTTGGTGTTATTATAGATTAATGTTGCTTTCCCGTTCTGACAAATGATTCCTGATGGCTTTTGATAAGCCATGCAATTTATAACAGGAGCGACCATAGGCGCATATATTTCCATAATCTGATTATGGTTGTAGATCAGCTGCTCAAGTTTTGTTCTGTCCAGGCTTTTGTGATAAACAATGTGTGATAATCCACATTCTGTGCGCATATCGGTCATATTCCAATCTGTGGGGTCGGTACAGGGGATACTGGTTGTTAACTCATTTATCTTTTTGTAAGAATCTGTTGAAAGTTTTTCTAATTGTTCCTGACTAAAGTTTTTATACGGATTGGGGATATCAGGAATACAGCAGTCTTTTCTTTTACAACTAAAAAAGATCAGGATTACCATAAAGACCAGCGATGCTGAAAGTGCTCTATGTTTCATAATATTCATAATATATACTGATTTAGTATTTAACAGCAGGTTTACCATTCTCACAAGCTACTCCTTTTGCCGGTTTATCATTGACAGACGGACAATTCATAGACTTATCCAAAACTGTTTTGCGATAATACAGGTGAGCATACTCTTCCATTCTCTTAGAGAACTCTCTAAATCTGTCAGTCTGTGTATAGGCTATTGATACAAATTCACAATCTTTTCGTATCGTAGTCACATACCATCCTGTAGCCGAACTACA
Proteins encoded in this region:
- the hflX gene encoding GTPase HflX, yielding MARTKIYDTALKPETAVLISVITPDTTEAKAREYLEELQFLVETAGGITNGIFTQKLAYPDKATFIGSGKMEEIKSYIDAEEIDMVVFDDELSPSQLRNIENFFKVKILDRSNLILDIFASHAKTAQAKTQVELAQLQYILPRLTRMWTHLERQRGGIGMRGPGESQIESDRRMILNKISLFKERLKSIDKQNETQRKNRGEMIRVALVGYTNVGKSTIMNMISKSDVLIENKLFATLDTTVRKVVIDNLPFLLSDTVGFIRKLPHHLVECFKSTLDEVREADVLIHVVDISHPNFEDHIHAVNETLKDLGALDKPVITVFNKIDAYKPAVEEGDEGEERDEGEEREVTLEKFRNSWMGKNSDPAIFISATNKTNVEEFKQKLYDIIVEMHNARYPYNNLLY
- the recG gene encoding ATP-dependent DNA helicase RecG, which gives rise to MANLSLITPIEYLKGVGPQKADILKKELQVFTIGDLLEYYPFRYIDRTQFHKIHKLHPDMIGAQVLGRLIGLQEVGEKRGRRLVGQFRDDTGSIELVWFQSIPWLKKSLKIGSPYILYGKPTEFNGHISITHPEMELYNAQEQKIGNQSLQPVYSSTEKLKKFNLDTRGIQRLQQTALETVYRSIGDMLPPYLIQEHRLIDYPKALLAIHFPKSQQELDQAIRRLKFEELFFIQLRLLNNKQLNTLKFKGHRFDQVGEKVNTFFNEKLPFPLTNAQKRVIKEIRQDTNTGAQMNRLVQGDVGSGKTVVALMSMLLAIDNGFQACMMAPTEILATQHYASVSELLGEGFAKVRLLTGSTPAKERRIIHQELEEGTLDILIGTHALIEDKVRFKNIGFVVIDEQHRFGVEQRAKLWRKNVIPPHMLVMTATPIPRTLAMTMYGDLDISVIDELPAGRKPIKTVHFFESSRLRMFGFMKEEIAKGRQVYVVFPLIKESEKLDLLYLEAGLENLQREFPLPQYKISIVHGKMPVKDKDFEMQRFIKHETQIMVATTVIEVGVNVPNASVMVIENSERFGLSQLHQLRGRVGRGAEQSFCILMSGNKLSKEGRLRLETMVRTNDGFEIAEVDLQLRGPGDISGTQQSGVLDMKIANLASDQAILSEARNTVISIFKEDPALQLEKNILLSAYLKQRAPGISWDKIS